A region of Labeo rohita strain BAU-BD-2019 unplaced genomic scaffold, IGBB_LRoh.1.0 scaffold_61, whole genome shotgun sequence DNA encodes the following proteins:
- the mmp19 gene encoding matrix metalloproteinase-19: MYLRRFGYLDTPLNPEAQRDSSEWAMKVALRLFQKVSGLSITGNLDRSTLLKMRQPRCGVEDPFNQESLKYRRFGFWRKKNLTYRIYNYTPDMGKTATQTAIRSAFKYWSNVTPLSFKEINYGLADIRISFHKRDGCPSPFDGPGHVLAHAEAPPSGIVHFDEDEFWTEGKYYGSNLRIVAAHEIGHALGLGHSQYSSALMAAHYTGYQANFKLHIDDIRGIQAIYGKISQTNNSMPMGDMLDPCSAKLDAIMLGSSRKTYAFSGDYVWTITDMGHNSPVKISLLWKGLPGNLNAAVYSPRTNKTYFFKGEKVWRFTNYRLDYQYPKPLKRIPANIDAALYYEKNKKIFFFKGSGYWQWDEMVYNDLSIYPKPITHLFTGIPSNPDAAFTWTNGKMYFFKGDKYWRLNEQLIVDSGYPLSKRVRWMRCN, from the exons ATGTACCTGAGACGGTTTGGATATCTAGATACTCCACTGAACCCAGAAGCTCAGAGAGATTCCAGTGAGTGGGCTATGAAAGTGGCTTTAAG ACTCTTTCAGAAGGTGTCAGGGCTGTCGATCACTGGAAATCTTGACAGATCCACTCTTCTTAAAATGAGGCAGCCGCGGTGTGGTGTTGAGGACCCCTTCAATCAAGAGTCTTTAAAATACAGACGATTTG GATTTTGGCGGAAGAAAAACTTAACATATCGCATCTACAACTACACACCAGATATGGGTAAAACTGCAACACAGACAGCCATACGCTCAGCATTTAAATACTGGAGCAATGTCACCCCACTCAGCTTTAAAGAGATTAACTATGGACTTGCTGATATTCGAATTTCATTCCACAAGAGAGATGGCTGTCCTTCACCTTTTGATGGTCCTG GCCATGTTCTTGCCCATGCTGAAGCTCCTCCATCAGGAATAGTTCACTTTGATGAAGATGAATTCTGGACTGAAGGAAAGTATTATGGTTCCAATCTGCGTATTGTTGCGGCTCATGAGATCGGGCATGCTCTTGGTTTGGGGCATTCTCAGTACAGCAGTGCTCTTATGGCAGCACACTACACTGGTTACCAAGCCAATTTTAAGCTGCACATTGATGATATCAGAGGAATCCAAGCCATATACGGTAAAATAAGCCAAACAAATAATTCAATGCCAAT GGGTGACATGCTAGATCCATGCAGTGCTAAACTTGATGCTATAATGCTGG gTTCCTCACGTAAGACGTATGCTTTTAGTGGGGATTATGTGTGGACAATAACAGATATGGGCCATAACTCTCCAGTAAAAATAAGTTTGCTATGGAAGGGACTGCCAGGAAACCTGAATGCAGCTGTATATTCCCCAAGAACCAACaagacatacttttttaaag GTGAAAAGGTCTGGAGGTTCACAAATTATCGCCTTGACTATCAATACCCCAAACCACTAAAAAGAATCCCTGCCAACATTGACGCTGCTTTGTATTATGAGAAGAACAAGAAAATTTTCTTCTTTAAG ggctCAGGTTATTGGCAGTGGGATGAAATGGTTTATAATGACCTCAGCATTTATCCCAAACCCATTACCCATCTGTTTACTGGCATCCCATCAAATCCTGATGCAGCTTTCACGTGGACCAATGGGAAGATGTATTTCTTCAAAGGTGACAAGTACTGGCGCTTAAATGAGCAACTAATTGTTGATTCTGGATACCCACTTAGCAAACGTGTCCGCTGGATGAGGTGCAACTAA